Proteins encoded by one window of Chondromyces crocatus:
- a CDS encoding RidA family protein, with product MSKTAITSERAPRAIGPYSQAVRAGDFVFFSGQVPIDPSTGELVTGGIEAETQQVVKNLNEVLAAAGAGWDDVVKTTIYLLDMNDFAVVNRVYGEVVGNVPPARATVQVAALPKGAAVEIDMVAHVPTSRGASR from the coding sequence GTGTCCAAGACCGCCATCACGTCCGAGCGCGCCCCCCGCGCCATCGGGCCCTATTCGCAGGCCGTGCGCGCCGGCGACTTTGTCTTTTTCAGCGGCCAGGTCCCCATCGATCCCTCCACGGGTGAGCTCGTCACCGGAGGCATCGAGGCTGAGACCCAGCAGGTGGTGAAGAACCTGAACGAGGTCCTCGCCGCTGCAGGCGCCGGGTGGGATGACGTGGTCAAGACCACGATCTATCTCCTCGACATGAATGATTTTGCCGTCGTGAACCGAGTTTACGGGGAGGTCGTGGGCAACGTGCCTCCCGCGCGGGCGACGGTGCAGGTGGCGGCGTTGCCGAAAGGCGCGGCCGTCGAGATCGACATGGTTGCCCACGTTCCCACCTCCCGGGGAGCCTCCAGATGA
- the dnaX gene encoding DNA polymerase III subunit gamma/tau, whose translation MSYVVLARKWRPQSFEDLVGQDHVSTTLGNAIARGRVAHAFLFTGVRGVGKTTSARILAKALNCVHGPTAKPCQQCAPCTEITVGADVDVQEIDGASYNGVDEVRKLQESLPYRPARDRFKIFIVDEVHMLSNAAWNAFLKTLEEPPPHVKFIFATTEVHKVPVTILSRCQRYDFKLLSAQTIAARLRYVLEQEGIPAEDGAVKAIAREAAGSMRDAMSLLDQVIAWVGVSGDQITTDGVAKVLGVADREILHRLAEALVDGDPAVCLRIVGDIAKEGYDLPHVARDILAHLRDLVVARVCEDPGPLLDLADAEIADMKALAAKADPDDLTRLHQGFSRAFDDIARSGQPRASLEMALVRLARRPPLVPVDDLLRRLGELDRRINGGGGSGPGPAGGPPRPPQRPGGAPPPQGAPRRSAAPAGESRVARSPAGEGTEGRAAEPPPAAPSPPPAPQAPTARGASSPPPPMAPAHAAPTAHAAPTAHAAPAAYTTATARAAHAAPAAHAAPSAHASPSAHTAPAVQNGAARAPLPAFVAPPFKEPPTSPSQRPVFKEPPANGVVRPNFSEPAPTSTPSRPNFSEPASGAPVTRPSFSDPLPHGGPGQGSPGRPNFPEPAPAPGGPVRSNFQEPSTLVSGPAPTAPWAEKIAPPPALPEGVDLAACRTILDFVRAQRPPLASFLERAAILALGPERTVFGFPTSESIAFAHASDPAARQILSNALRAHFGTPVEAEYETLPAGSQAVTMAQIYSAEDRARHNARLRAVAAHPLVVAAVEVLGAELRDIQLPPDPPPER comes from the coding sequence ATGAGCTACGTCGTCCTCGCCCGAAAGTGGCGCCCACAATCCTTCGAGGATCTGGTCGGTCAGGACCACGTATCGACGACGCTCGGGAACGCCATCGCCCGCGGCCGGGTGGCTCACGCCTTCCTGTTCACCGGGGTCCGCGGCGTCGGAAAGACCACGAGCGCCCGCATCCTCGCCAAGGCGCTCAACTGCGTCCACGGCCCGACCGCGAAGCCTTGCCAGCAGTGCGCGCCGTGCACCGAGATCACCGTCGGCGCCGACGTCGACGTGCAGGAGATCGACGGCGCCAGCTACAACGGCGTCGACGAGGTCCGCAAGCTCCAGGAGAGCCTGCCGTACCGACCCGCGCGCGACCGCTTCAAGATCTTCATCGTGGACGAGGTCCACATGCTCTCGAACGCCGCGTGGAACGCCTTCCTCAAGACGCTCGAAGAGCCCCCTCCCCACGTCAAATTCATCTTCGCCACGACCGAGGTCCACAAGGTCCCCGTCACCATCCTGAGCCGCTGCCAGCGCTACGACTTCAAGCTCCTCAGCGCCCAGACCATCGCGGCGCGCCTGCGCTACGTGCTGGAACAAGAGGGGATCCCCGCCGAGGACGGGGCAGTCAAGGCCATCGCCCGCGAGGCCGCGGGCAGCATGCGCGACGCCATGAGCCTGCTCGACCAGGTGATCGCCTGGGTCGGCGTCAGCGGTGACCAGATCACCACCGACGGCGTCGCCAAGGTGCTCGGCGTCGCCGACCGGGAGATCCTCCACCGCCTCGCCGAGGCCCTCGTGGACGGCGATCCCGCCGTGTGCTTGCGCATCGTCGGCGACATCGCCAAGGAGGGGTACGACCTGCCGCACGTGGCCCGCGACATCCTCGCGCACCTGCGCGACCTCGTGGTGGCGCGCGTCTGCGAGGACCCGGGCCCTCTTCTCGACCTCGCCGACGCCGAGATCGCCGACATGAAGGCGCTGGCCGCAAAGGCGGACCCGGACGATCTCACACGGCTGCACCAGGGCTTCTCGCGTGCCTTCGACGACATCGCCCGGAGTGGGCAGCCTCGCGCATCGCTCGAGATGGCCCTCGTCCGCCTGGCGCGACGCCCGCCGCTCGTCCCCGTCGACGACCTCTTGCGACGCCTCGGCGAGCTCGATCGACGCATCAACGGCGGCGGCGGCAGCGGCCCTGGCCCCGCTGGCGGCCCCCCCCGTCCACCACAACGCCCGGGGGGCGCACCGCCGCCTCAGGGTGCCCCTCGACGGAGCGCAGCCCCGGCCGGAGAGAGCCGGGTCGCGCGGAGCCCCGCTGGAGAGGGAACGGAGGGACGGGCCGCCGAACCACCACCAGCCGCGCCCTCCCCACCACCAGCCCCTCAAGCTCCCACGGCGCGCGGCGCCTCGTCACCTCCGCCGCCGATGGCCCCCGCACACGCGGCTCCCACGGCGCACGCGGCTCCCACGGCGCACGCCGCCCCCGCTGCGTACACAACCGCGACCGCACGCGCGGCGCACGCCGCCCCCGCTGCGCATGCCGCTCCCTCAGCGCACGCGTCTCCGAGCGCCCATACGGCTCCCGCCGTGCAGAATGGAGCGGCGCGCGCCCCCCTCCCTGCGTTCGTGGCTCCCCCCTTCAAGGAGCCTCCGACCAGCCCTTCCCAGCGCCCTGTCTTCAAGGAGCCGCCCGCCAACGGCGTCGTCAGGCCGAACTTCTCCGAACCTGCCCCGACCAGCACGCCCTCTCGGCCGAACTTCTCCGAACCTGCCTCGGGCGCCCCTGTCACCCGGCCGAGCTTCTCCGACCCCCTCCCTCACGGCGGCCCAGGACAGGGCAGCCCTGGACGCCCCAACTTCCCCGAGCCTGCGCCTGCTCCGGGGGGCCCTGTTCGTTCGAACTTCCAGGAGCCATCGACGCTGGTCTCCGGTCCAGCCCCCACCGCCCCCTGGGCGGAGAAGATCGCCCCCCCACCCGCGCTACCCGAAGGCGTCGACCTCGCAGCCTGCCGCACCATCCTCGATTTCGTCCGGGCCCAGCGACCACCTCTCGCCTCGTTCCTCGAACGCGCCGCCATCCTCGCGCTCGGCCCCGAGCGCACCGTGTTCGGCTTCCCCACCAGCGAGTCGATCGCCTTCGCGCACGCCAGCGACCCCGCGGCGCGCCAGATCCTCTCCAACGCTTTGCGCGCCCACTTCGGGACGCCTGTCGAGGCCGAGTACGAGACGCTCCCGGCCGGCAGCCAGGCGGTCACCATGGCGCAGATCTACAGCGCCGAAGACCGAGCCCGCCACAACGCCCGCCTCCGCGCCGTCGCAGCGCACCCGCTCGTCGTCGCCGCCGTGGAAGTCCTCGGCGCAGAGCTGCGCGACATCCAGCTCCCTCCCGACCCGCCCCCCGAGCGCTGA
- a CDS encoding efflux RND transporter permease subunit, whose product MPRFFIDRPVFAVVVALFIALVGALSIPRLAVAQYPSVAPPTVAIYANYPGATPQTLDQSVVSLIERELSSVKKLLYFQSSSDSSGGAQIIATFEPGTDPELALVDVQNRLKAVEPRLPATVRQNGLFVEDSASSFLMIVSLSSHDGSVDPTALGDLLARSVIDEMKRVPGVGRVQLWTSERSMRIWIDPMKLAALSLSPADVSAAIGAQNLQFASGRIGALPSPQTQQITATVIADGQLTTPEQFGEIVLRARADGSRVLLREVAEIEVGPQSLSSSSRSNGKPDAAIGIQLASGANAMKTSDLVRARMEELSRGFPPNVVYAIPYDTAPFVKLSVNKVLETLAEAMVLVFIVMFIFLQNIRYTLIPAVVVPVALLGTCAVMLAAGFSLNMLSLFGMVLAIGIIVDDAIVVVENVERLMAEEGLPPREATRKAMDEITGAVVGITLVLSAVFVPMAFASGAVGAIYRQFSVAMGVSILFSAFLALTLTPALCVTLLKPHTADHGPRRGIFGWFNDRFDRLTRGYQSWVGAVLTRRVRTLLGFAVILAGLAVLYVRLPTSFLPEEDQGTIITDVQLPPDATYHRTLKTVEQIEQHFLSRPSVEKVATYPGFGFSGSGQNVAIAYVMMKDWSQRTDGATAQSEAAKANEAFGGIRDGIVYSLVPPPISELSSTSGFTFKLQDRSGLGTDALVAAQQQLLALSEKDPALSGVRAETQSDAPQVRLRIDRQKANALGVRFEDIASALSTALGSAYVNDFPNQGRLQQVIVQAASSSRMQVEDLLKLFVRNDTGQMVPLAAFTLAQWERGPLQLARFNGYPAVGVSGEPAPGRSTGEAMEAIERLATQLPPGFGIEWTGQSYQERLSGAEAPALLALSLVVVFLVLAALYESWLIPLAVILVVPLGLVGSVLAMSLRGLPNDVFFKVGLITIMGLSAKNAILIIEFAKSLRAQGMSLREAAMTAARLRFRPILMTSFAFILGVVPLVVARSAGSATQHAIGTGVFGGMFTATVFSIFFAPLFFVLMSRRNQAAPSAAVSK is encoded by the coding sequence ATGCCCAGGTTCTTCATCGACCGACCGGTCTTCGCGGTCGTGGTTGCGCTGTTCATCGCCCTCGTCGGCGCCCTGTCGATCCCCCGCCTGGCCGTCGCGCAGTACCCATCGGTCGCACCCCCGACCGTCGCCATCTACGCGAACTACCCGGGCGCCACCCCGCAGACCCTCGACCAGAGCGTCGTCAGCTTGATCGAGCGCGAGCTGAGCAGCGTGAAGAAGCTGCTCTACTTCCAGTCGTCGAGCGACTCGTCGGGTGGAGCGCAGATCATCGCCACCTTCGAGCCCGGCACCGATCCCGAGCTCGCGCTGGTCGACGTCCAGAACCGCCTCAAGGCCGTCGAGCCCCGCCTCCCCGCCACCGTGCGGCAGAACGGCCTCTTCGTCGAGGACTCCGCGTCGAGCTTCCTGATGATCGTCAGCCTCTCGTCGCATGACGGGAGCGTCGATCCCACGGCGCTCGGCGACCTGCTCGCCCGGAGCGTCATCGATGAGATGAAGCGTGTCCCCGGTGTCGGGCGCGTGCAGCTCTGGACCAGCGAGCGCTCCATGCGGATCTGGATCGACCCGATGAAGCTCGCGGCCCTGTCGCTCTCCCCCGCGGACGTGAGCGCTGCGATCGGTGCGCAGAACCTCCAGTTCGCCTCGGGCCGCATCGGCGCCCTGCCCAGCCCGCAGACCCAGCAGATCACCGCGACCGTCATCGCCGACGGACAGCTCACCACCCCCGAGCAGTTCGGCGAGATCGTCCTGCGTGCCCGGGCCGATGGCTCTCGCGTCCTGCTCCGGGAGGTCGCCGAGATCGAGGTCGGCCCGCAGAGCCTGAGTTCCTCCTCACGGAGCAACGGCAAGCCCGACGCGGCCATCGGCATCCAGCTCGCGTCGGGCGCCAACGCGATGAAGACCTCGGACCTCGTGCGCGCGCGCATGGAGGAGCTGTCGCGCGGCTTTCCGCCCAACGTGGTCTACGCCATCCCGTACGACACGGCCCCCTTCGTCAAGCTCTCGGTCAACAAGGTGCTGGAGACGCTCGCCGAGGCGATGGTGCTCGTCTTCATCGTGATGTTCATCTTCCTCCAGAACATCCGCTACACGCTGATCCCCGCCGTCGTCGTCCCGGTCGCGCTCCTCGGCACCTGCGCGGTCATGCTGGCCGCCGGCTTCTCGCTCAACATGCTCAGCCTCTTCGGCATGGTGCTCGCCATCGGCATCATCGTCGACGACGCCATCGTCGTCGTCGAGAACGTGGAGCGCCTCATGGCCGAGGAAGGCCTCCCCCCACGCGAGGCCACGCGCAAGGCCATGGACGAGATCACCGGCGCGGTCGTGGGCATCACGCTGGTCTTGTCGGCCGTGTTCGTGCCCATGGCGTTCGCGTCGGGCGCCGTCGGCGCCATCTACCGGCAGTTCTCGGTGGCCATGGGCGTATCGATTCTCTTCTCGGCCTTCCTCGCCTTGACGCTCACCCCGGCGCTCTGCGTCACGCTCCTCAAGCCTCACACCGCGGATCATGGCCCTCGACGCGGCATCTTCGGCTGGTTCAACGACCGCTTCGACAGGCTCACCCGCGGCTACCAGTCGTGGGTCGGGGCGGTGCTCACCCGTCGCGTGAGGACGCTGCTCGGCTTCGCCGTCATCCTGGCCGGGCTCGCCGTGCTCTACGTCCGCCTCCCGACCTCGTTCCTCCCCGAGGAGGATCAAGGGACCATCATCACCGACGTCCAGCTTCCTCCCGATGCCACCTATCACCGCACGCTGAAGACCGTCGAGCAGATCGAGCAGCACTTCCTCAGCCGCCCCTCGGTCGAGAAGGTCGCCACCTATCCTGGGTTCGGGTTCTCGGGCTCAGGGCAGAACGTCGCCATCGCCTACGTCATGATGAAGGACTGGAGCCAGCGCACCGACGGTGCCACGGCGCAGTCCGAAGCTGCGAAGGCAAACGAGGCCTTCGGGGGCATCCGCGACGGCATCGTCTACAGCCTCGTCCCGCCCCCCATCTCCGAACTCAGCAGCACCTCGGGCTTCACCTTCAAGCTCCAGGACCGCAGCGGCCTCGGGACCGACGCGCTCGTCGCGGCCCAGCAGCAGCTCCTCGCCCTCTCCGAGAAAGACCCTGCCCTCTCGGGCGTGCGCGCGGAGACCCAGAGCGACGCCCCCCAGGTCCGCCTGCGCATCGACCGGCAGAAAGCCAACGCCCTCGGCGTCCGCTTCGAGGACATCGCCAGCGCGCTCTCGACGGCGCTCGGCTCGGCTTACGTCAACGACTTCCCGAACCAGGGACGCCTTCAGCAGGTCATCGTCCAGGCGGCATCCTCCAGCAGGATGCAGGTCGAGGACCTCTTGAAGCTCTTCGTACGCAACGACACCGGCCAGATGGTGCCGCTCGCGGCGTTCACCTTGGCGCAGTGGGAGCGAGGCCCCCTCCAGCTCGCGCGATTCAACGGGTACCCGGCGGTCGGCGTCAGTGGAGAACCCGCCCCTGGGCGCAGCACCGGCGAGGCGATGGAAGCCATCGAACGCCTGGCGACGCAGCTCCCCCCCGGGTTCGGCATCGAGTGGACCGGTCAGTCGTACCAGGAGAGGCTCTCTGGCGCCGAAGCGCCAGCGCTGCTGGCCCTGTCGCTCGTCGTCGTCTTCCTCGTGCTCGCGGCGCTCTACGAGAGCTGGCTCATCCCGCTCGCGGTGATCCTCGTCGTTCCCCTCGGCCTCGTGGGCTCGGTGCTCGCGATGTCGCTCCGCGGCCTCCCGAACGACGTGTTCTTCAAGGTCGGACTGATCACCATCATGGGCCTCTCGGCGAAGAACGCCATTCTCATCATCGAGTTCGCCAAGAGCCTCCGCGCACAGGGCATGAGCCTCCGCGAAGCGGCCATGACGGCTGCGCGGTTGCGCTTCCGGCCGATTTTGATGACATCGTTCGCATTCATCCTGGGCGTCGTGCCTCTGGTCGTCGCGCGCAGCGCAGGCTCGGCGACGCAGCACGCCATCGGCACGGGCGTCTTCGGAGGCATGTTCACTGCCACCGTCTTCAGCATCTTCTTTGCCCCCCTCTTTTTCGTCCTCATGAGTCGCAGGAACCAGGCGGCCCCCTCGGCTGCCGTCAGCAAATGA
- a CDS encoding efflux RND transporter periplasmic adaptor subunit produces MHERVRRGLIRSVLLLTPSACASETPPPPPPPAEVGVVDVQPEHVVLREELPGRIAPFRMAQVRARVAGVVLKRSFAEGSEVKQGQPLFVIDPAPLKAEMDGANATLARGLATLNQAESQKKRTAELLDGNSVSVELYETTVAAEATARADVAQARAALMRARLNLGYATVTAPISGKIGGELVTEGALVGQNEATPLAVIQQIDPVYVDIKQPASQLMRLRRAVPESARQGEATATLVLDDGSEFPQKGKVLFSDINVDPGTGEVTLRTSFPNPDRTLLPGMFARVKLDGRVYPEALMVPQQAVARDSGGGTTVLVVDPEGKLEARPVRVGGVDRDRYIVEEGLKAGDRVVVDGQQKVTPGAVVRAVPWTAGKTATARD; encoded by the coding sequence ATGCACGAACGAGTTCGCCGGGGTCTGATCCGATCAGTCCTCCTCCTGACGCCGAGCGCCTGCGCGTCGGAGACACCACCACCACCGCCACCCCCCGCCGAGGTCGGCGTCGTCGACGTCCAGCCGGAGCACGTCGTCCTTCGCGAAGAGCTCCCCGGACGTATCGCGCCGTTCCGCATGGCTCAGGTGCGTGCGCGCGTCGCTGGCGTCGTCCTGAAACGCAGCTTCGCGGAGGGCAGCGAGGTGAAGCAGGGTCAGCCCCTGTTCGTCATCGACCCGGCCCCCCTCAAGGCCGAGATGGACGGCGCCAACGCCACCCTCGCGCGAGGCCTGGCGACCTTGAACCAGGCCGAGTCACAGAAGAAGCGCACCGCCGAGCTTCTCGACGGCAATTCCGTCAGCGTCGAGCTCTACGAGACCACCGTCGCTGCGGAAGCCACCGCGCGCGCGGACGTCGCGCAGGCACGCGCAGCGCTCATGCGAGCACGCCTCAACCTGGGTTACGCGACCGTGACGGCGCCCATCAGCGGAAAGATTGGCGGAGAACTCGTCACCGAGGGCGCTCTCGTGGGCCAGAACGAGGCGACGCCCCTCGCGGTGATCCAGCAGATCGATCCGGTCTACGTGGACATCAAGCAGCCAGCGTCGCAGCTGATGCGCCTGCGCCGCGCGGTACCGGAGAGCGCGCGCCAAGGAGAGGCGACGGCGACGCTCGTCCTCGACGACGGCAGCGAGTTTCCCCAGAAGGGCAAGGTCCTCTTCTCGGACATCAACGTCGATCCAGGCACCGGAGAGGTGACCTTGCGCACGTCGTTCCCCAACCCCGACCGCACGCTGCTCCCTGGCATGTTCGCGCGCGTGAAGCTCGATGGCCGCGTTTACCCGGAAGCGCTGATGGTGCCGCAGCAGGCCGTCGCCCGCGACTCGGGCGGCGGCACCACCGTTCTCGTCGTCGACCCGGAAGGGAAGCTCGAAGCGCGGCCCGTCCGCGTCGGCGGGGTCGATCGCGATCGGTACATCGTGGAAGAGGGCTTGAAGGCTGGAGATCGCGTGGTGGTCGACGGTCAGCAGAAAGTCACGCCAGGCGCCGTGGTCCGTGCCGTCCCCTGGACGGCAGGTAAGACCGCCACCGCCAGAGACTGA
- a CDS encoding aminotransferase class IV, which translates to MTRLASIDGVISKPEEAKVSVYDRGFLYGDSVFETIRTYAGEPFALDEHLARLERSAARVAITPPLPRVDFALEIRRAIRAARNPESYVRVMITRGTGPMGLDTGLAEQALRVVLVEPLQSLPATVYRDGVSVITFKTRRAADEVAQGAKVSNYLTSMMALKEARAAGAHEALILDGSGDVLEGTTSNVFIVEGATLSTPPEEAGILVGITRAHVLETAHELGVAVKIERLPLDRVRRADEVFITSTLREIVPVIQVDAQPIGGHVPGRTTHAIHAAFRRKVGLAAEPLPWEQIRD; encoded by the coding sequence GTGACCCGACTTGCCAGCATCGATGGCGTGATCTCCAAGCCCGAGGAAGCCAAGGTCTCCGTCTACGACCGCGGCTTCCTCTACGGCGACAGCGTCTTCGAGACCATTCGCACCTACGCAGGCGAGCCCTTCGCGCTCGACGAGCACCTGGCCCGCCTGGAACGCTCGGCGGCGCGGGTCGCCATCACGCCTCCCCTCCCTCGCGTCGACTTCGCCTTGGAGATCCGACGCGCCATCCGCGCAGCAAGGAACCCAGAGAGCTATGTGCGGGTCATGATCACCCGCGGCACGGGTCCGATGGGGCTCGACACGGGCCTCGCCGAGCAAGCGCTACGGGTGGTGCTGGTCGAGCCCCTGCAATCCCTGCCCGCCACCGTGTACCGCGACGGCGTGTCCGTGATCACCTTCAAGACGCGAAGAGCCGCCGATGAGGTCGCGCAGGGAGCCAAGGTCAGCAACTACCTGACCAGCATGATGGCGCTGAAGGAAGCTCGAGCCGCTGGTGCTCACGAAGCTCTGATCCTCGACGGCAGCGGCGACGTGCTCGAAGGCACCACGTCGAACGTGTTCATCGTGGAAGGAGCGACCCTCTCCACGCCACCCGAGGAGGCTGGCATCCTGGTCGGGATCACCCGCGCGCACGTCCTCGAGACGGCTCACGAGCTGGGAGTGGCCGTCAAGATCGAGCGGCTGCCGCTCGACCGGGTCCGCCGCGCGGACGAGGTGTTCATTACCTCGACGCTTCGAGAAATCGTGCCCGTCATCCAGGTCGACGCCCAGCCGATCGGGGGCCATGTGCCTGGTCGAACGACACATGCTATTCACGCCGCATTCCGACGAAAGGTCGGCCTGGCAGCCGAGCCGCTGCCGTGGGAGCAGATCAGGGACTGA
- a CDS encoding YbaB/EbfC family nucleoid-associated protein, translating into MQFRGGMNELVRQAARMQRKIDEVRAGLKDHEMSAGAAGDKVSVTVSCEGKLRKITIDPEFLASEGAELAFDAVVAAANSALDAADKHVEAEIAKVTGGIKIPGMHS; encoded by the coding sequence ATGCAATTCCGCGGTGGAATGAACGAGCTGGTCCGTCAGGCGGCGCGCATGCAGCGCAAGATCGACGAGGTCCGGGCCGGGCTGAAGGACCACGAGATGAGCGCCGGCGCTGCCGGGGACAAGGTGAGCGTCACCGTCTCCTGCGAGGGCAAGCTCCGCAAGATCACGATCGACCCGGAGTTCCTCGCCAGCGAGGGGGCGGAGCTGGCCTTCGACGCCGTGGTCGCCGCAGCCAACTCGGCCCTCGACGCGGCGGACAAGCATGTAGAGGCAGAGATCGCCAAGGTCACCGGGGGCATCAAAATCCCTGGCATGCACTCCTGA
- the recR gene encoding recombination mediator RecR: protein MSRGGEFGTISRGALPARLGRVAQLLARLPGVGEKTAQRYALFLTTTPDEGTARELGKELAALRDHVRPCERCNNIAEVGEDGRTRCGICLDSRRDGALLCIVARVQDLLAIERSGAMRGRYFVLGRLLSPLEGIGAEDLPLGALRARLQDADEPVREVLVATPPSVDGEATALLLARELGAMGIQVTRIASGVPHGGDLEFADQVTLGRAIEGRKSFG from the coding sequence ATGAGCCGAGGTGGTGAGTTCGGAACGATCTCCCGTGGCGCCTTGCCAGCGCGGCTAGGGCGGGTCGCTCAGTTGCTGGCCCGGCTGCCGGGGGTCGGAGAGAAGACGGCCCAGCGGTATGCGCTCTTCTTGACCACGACCCCCGACGAGGGGACGGCGCGTGAGCTGGGGAAGGAACTCGCGGCCTTGCGGGATCACGTGCGACCCTGCGAGCGCTGCAACAACATCGCCGAGGTGGGCGAAGACGGGCGGACGCGCTGCGGGATCTGTCTGGATTCGCGGCGTGACGGGGCGCTGCTCTGCATCGTGGCGCGCGTCCAGGATCTGCTGGCCATCGAGCGCAGCGGTGCCATGCGGGGCCGTTATTTCGTTCTGGGTCGCCTGCTCTCTCCTCTGGAGGGCATCGGCGCCGAGGATCTACCCCTGGGGGCGCTTCGGGCGCGGCTCCAGGATGCCGACGAGCCGGTCCGCGAGGTGCTGGTCGCCACGCCGCCGTCGGTCGACGGGGAGGCCACCGCGCTCTTGCTGGCCCGTGAGCTGGGCGCCATGGGGATTCAAGTAACCAGGATCGCAAGTGGCGTGCCGCACGGAGGAGATCTGGAGTTTGCGGACCAGGTCACCCTGGGCAGGGCCATCGAAGGGCGTAAGAGCTTCGGGTGA